TTTGGTCTATGTCCTCCCTTTCAGGCAGAGAAATAACCTTACCTTTAAGTTCTTTATGATCAACCTGAAGCCATCTTGGAATCTCTGTTTCAGATGATTGAGCTATTGATTGAGCTATTGTCGGTATTTTCTTGGCTTTTTTAACAATCTCTACTTCTTGTCCTGCTCCTACCTGGTATGAAGGTACCTTCATCTTTTTTCCATTAACTAAAATATGTCCATGATTTACAAGCTGTCGGGCCTGAGGTCGAGATTCAGCAAATCCTAATAAATAGACTATATTATCCAAACGAGTTTCTAAAAAAACTAATAGATTTTTACCTGTTATACCCTTCATTTTTAAGGCTCTTTTAAAATAGTTCTTAAACTGCTTCTCTAAAACCCCATATATCCTCTTTACCTTCTGCTTTTCTCTTAATTGAATTAGATAGTCAGTCTCCCTTGTTCTTGCTCTTCCTCTTCCTCTCTCTCCTGGTGGATAAGGTTTTTTCTCAGCAGGACATTTCTCTGTATTACATTTAGACCCTTTTATAAATAACTTTTCGCCTTCTCTTCTACATAGTTTACAAACTGCATTAATATGTCTAGCCATATTATCCTCCTAAACTCTCCTTTGCTTCTTAGCCCTACAACCATTATGCGGAATTGGAGTTACATCCTTTATATTTAAAACCTGAAGACCTAATGCTTGAAGTGACCTAACAGCAGTTTCTCTTCCAGAACCTGCTCCTTTGATATAAACATCAACCTGTTTTACTCCATGTTCCTGGGCTTTCTTTGTAGCTGATTCAGTCGCTAATTGTGCTGCAAAAGGTGTACCCTTTCGAGAACCTTTAAATCCTGCTGTTCCAGAAGATGCCCACGCAATTGTATTCCCTTTTAAATCGGTAAAGGTGATAATTGTATTATTAAATGTTGATTGAATATGAACAGCACCATGCGGTATATTCTTCTTTACCTTTCTTCGAACTTTTCCTTTTTTTCCTCTTTTTGTAACCATAAAGATTTCTCCTCACTAAGTTTTTTTACGTTTCGCTCCAACAGTCTTTCTTGGACCTTTTCTTGTTCTGGCATTAGTGTGAGTTCTTTGTCCCCTAACAGGAAGACCTCTCCTATGCCTTATTCCTTTATAGCACCCTATCTCAATTAATCTCCTTATATTTTGAGAAACCTCTCTTTTTAAACTACCTTCTACTTTAATATTCTCTTCAATATAGTTTGCTATAACAGAAATCTCCTTATCAGTCAAATCTTTTACTTTATGTGCAGAGTCAATTTTAGTTTCTTTAAGTATTGCTTTTGCTAATGACCTACCAATCCCATGTATTTTAGTTAATGCAATATCTATATGTTTATCTTTTTGTAAGTCTACACCTGCTATTCTTGCCAAGATTAATAAACCTCCTATCTAAATTTTTTATTTAACCCTGTCTTTGTTTATGACGAGGATTATCACAAATAACTCTAACTTTTCCTTTTCTTTTAATTATTTTACATTTTTTACAAATTTTCTTAACAGATGGTTTTACTTTCATAAAAATCACATTTAAATTTATCAATTTTTAATATTTTTTACCTGAATCTATAAATTATTCTTCCCTTAGTAAGATCATAGGGTGAAAGTTCAACTATAACTCTATCACCTGGAAGAATACGAATATAGTGCAACCTGATCTTACCAGATATATGAGCTAATACCTTATGACCACTGTCCAACTCTACCCTAAACATAGCATTGGGTAAAGCCTCCAGTACTTTTCCTTCTACCTCTATTTTTCCCTCTTTCTTCGCTATAATAGTTCTCCTTTTTTATTTTTCATCTGAATATTTCTATATTTCTTTTTGCGTTAATATTAATGGTTCATTTTTAGTAATAGCTACTGTATGTTCAAAATGAGCTGATAGTTTCCTATCTTTGGTTACAACAGTCCATTTGTCATCTAAAACCTCAACCTCATGAGTACCTTGATTAACCATCGGTTCTATCGCAAAAACCATACCACTTTTTAACACTGGTCCCATGTTAGGGGGTCCATAATTTAAAATTGAAGGTTCCTCATGAAGTTCAGTTCCAATTCCATGCCCTACAAATCTTCTTACAACAGAAAATCCGTTCTCTTCAGCAGTAGTTTGAATGGCATGGGATATATCCGATAGATGATTTCCCTCAAAACATTTTTTTATTCCTTTATAAAGTGCTCTCTCTGTAATATCC
This portion of the Actinomycetota bacterium genome encodes:
- the rpsD gene encoding 30S ribosomal protein S4, which gives rise to MARHINAVCKLCRREGEKLFIKGSKCNTEKCPAEKKPYPPGERGRGRARTRETDYLIQLREKQKVKRIYGVLEKQFKNYFKRALKMKGITGKNLLVFLETRLDNIVYLLGFAESRPQARQLVNHGHILVNGKKMKVPSYQVGAGQEVEIVKKAKKIPTIAQSIAQSSETEIPRWLQVDHKELKGKVISLPEREDIDQSIKEQIIVELYSR
- the rpsK gene encoding 30S ribosomal protein S11 encodes the protein MVTKRGKKGKVRRKVKKNIPHGAVHIQSTFNNTIITFTDLKGNTIAWASSGTAGFKGSRKGTPFAAQLATESATKKAQEHGVKQVDVYIKGAGSGRETAVRSLQALGLQVLNIKDVTPIPHNGCRAKKQRRV
- the rpsM gene encoding 30S ribosomal protein S13, translated to MARIAGVDLQKDKHIDIALTKIHGIGRSLAKAILKETKIDSAHKVKDLTDKEISVIANYIEENIKVEGSLKREVSQNIRRLIEIGCYKGIRHRRGLPVRGQRTHTNARTRKGPRKTVGAKRKKT
- the rpmJ gene encoding 50S ribosomal protein L36; protein product: MKVKPSVKKICKKCKIIKRKGKVRVICDNPRHKQRQG
- the infA gene encoding translation initiation factor IF-1 — encoded protein: MAKKEGKIEVEGKVLEALPNAMFRVELDSGHKVLAHISGKIRLHYIRILPGDRVIVELSPYDLTKGRIIYRFR
- the map gene encoding type I methionyl aminopeptidase, producing the protein KMLRRHIQPGVTTIQLDKLAHNFIIERGATPAFLGYRGYPVTICVSINECVVHGIPNNRRLKEGDIIGIDVGVKFQGYYGDAAITVGVGEISKEAKEIMDITERALYKGIKKCFEGNHLSDISHAIQTTAEENGFSVVRRFVGHGIGTELHEEPSILNYGPPNMGPVLKSGMVFAIEPMVNQGTHEVEVLDDKWTVVTKDRKLSAHFEHTVAITKNEPLILTQKEI